From Erigeron canadensis isolate Cc75 chromosome 8, C_canadensis_v1, whole genome shotgun sequence, one genomic window encodes:
- the LOC122611273 gene encoding zinc-finger homeodomain protein 6-like translates to METREINSLNYNNQPQTNQESSPRLSSATLNFSPSSNTIRNETPSNLLQRNHYHGFMLQKEKPEAQRPIRNSNLDPDPVTQIPQASTQPPLPPSITARGVAAVVVRYRECLKNHAASRGAHVLDGCGEFMPNGDDNTPEALKCAACECHRSFHRREVEGESQSTYHTQHIAQPPRATAVQLPPAPAPAPQPQRQRYHHPMPPMMMAFGGGNGAPAESSSEDLNIFRTYDGVQLTAQTSKKRFRTKFTQEQKDKMHDFAERIGWKIQKQDEHDVLRFCNEVGLKKQVFKVWMHNNKQATKKNEL, encoded by the coding sequence ATGGAAACTAGAGAAATAAATTCCTTAAATTATAATAACCAGCCTCAAACCAATCAAGAATCATCTCCTAGATTGAGTTCTGCAACTTTAAACTTTTCACCTTCATCAAACACCATAAGAAATGAAACCCCGAGTAACCTTCTTCAGCGAAACCACTATCACGGATTCATGTTGCAGAAAGAAAAACCGGAAGCACAAAGACCCATAAGGAATTcaaacctagatccagatccaGTTACACAAATTCCTCAAGCATCAACACAACCACCGCTACCCCCATCAATAACTGCTCGAGGCGTGGCTGCAGTGGTGGTCCGGTATCGTGAATGTTTGAAGAACCATGCTGCCAGCAGGGGTGCTCATGTTTTGGATGGGTGTGGGGAATTCATGCCTAATGGAGACGATAACACCCCAGAAGCACTAAAATGTGCAGCTTGTGAATGTCACCGAAGTTTCCATAGGAGAGAGGTGGAAGGTGAATCGCAGTCAACTTATCACACACAGCATATAGCCCAACCGCCTCGTGCAACTGCAGTACAGCTACCACCAGCACCAGCACCAGCACCTCAGCCGCAACGCCAAAGGTATCATCACCCAATGCCACCAATGATGATGGCATTTGGTGGTGGAAATGGGGCACCCGCAGAATCTTCCAGTGAAGATCTTAACATATTTCGGACATATGATGGAGTGCAATTGACGGCACAGACATCAAAAAAAAGATTTCGCACAAAATTCACTCAGGAGCAGAAGGACAAGATGCATGATTTTGCAGAAAGAATTGGGTGGAAGATTCAAAAGCAGGATGAACATGATGTTTTAAGATTCTGCAATGAAGTTGGTTTGAAGAAACAAGTGTTCAAAGTGTGGATGCACAATAACAAACAAGCCACTAAGAAGAATGAACTGTAA